Sequence from the Mesorhizobium sp. PAMC28654 genome:
TGCCAAGAACCCTGTGGTGGAACAGGTGGTCAAGGCTTTCATCCTGCTCGGTTCGACGGTACCCAGCTTCTGGCTGGCGCTGCTGATGATCCTGTTGTTTTCGGTGACGCTCGGCTGGTTTCCTGTCTCCGGCGCCAAGACCTGGACGGCACTTGTCCTGCCGGTCCTTACGATCGGGTTCGGCGGCATCGCGCTGGTGGCCCGCGTTACCCGCGTGGCGCTGATCGAAATAGGGCGCCAGGATTTTGTCACGCTGTTGCACGCCAAGGGACTGTCCCGCTCGACCATCCTGTTTCGCCATCTGCTGCCGCACGCCTTTCTGCCGGTCGTCACGATTCTGGCCCTGCGCATTGGCTGGATCCTCGGCGGCGCGGTCACCGTCGAATTCGTCTTTGGCCGACCGGGGCTCGGCAGCCTGCTCATCCGTGCGCTCGGTCAGCGTGATTATCCGGTCGTGCAGGGATGCCTGCTCATGCTGGCGCTTGCCGTGATGCTAGGAACGCTGGTCGGCGACGTCGCCCAGGCGGCGATGGACCCGCGCGTCCGGGAAGCCACCACATGAACGCATTGGCCCAGTCCGGCGTCGGTCGCGCCTTCGCAACGCCGCTCGGCCTGTTTTCGGGCGGCTACATCCTGGTCATACTGGCGGTCGCGCTAACCGCGCCGTGGATCACGCCCTTCGATGTCACCATCCAGGACCTGGCCAACAGCAATGCCGCACCGGGTTGGCCGCATCTGATGGGCACAGACGAGTTTGGCCGCGATGTCCTCTCGCGCGTCATGTACGGCGCGCGCACCTCGCTGTCGGTCAGCGCAACGGCCATTGGTTTCTCAATGATCGTTGGGATGGCGCTCGGCGCCGCCGCCGGCTATTTCGGCGGCCTGTTCGAACGCGCCGTGATGACGGTCGTCGATCTGACATGGTCGTTTCCCGACATCCTGATCGCGCTCATGCTGGTGGCGATCATCGGCCCCGGCCTGTCCAGCACGATGTTTGCCATCGCCGTTGCCTACCTGGCACAATTCACCCGGCTGACCCGGGCACAAATCGTCCAGCTGAAGCGCGAGACGTTCATTGAGGCAACCGTCAACCTGGGTGCCAAGCCCAGTCACATCCTGTTGCGTCACCTGCTGCCAAATGCCGTTGCACCAGTCATCGTGGTCGGCATGCTCGCAATCGGCGACGGTATCATCCTGGAGGCGACGCTCGGCTTCTTCGGCCTTGGCGCGCAGCCGCCCACGCCAAGCTGGGGTGCGATGATGAGCAGCGGCACCGCGCAGCTTTTCCTGGCGCCCTGGGTCATCATCTTTCCTGGCCTCGTCGT
This genomic interval carries:
- a CDS encoding ABC transporter permease — encoded protein: MNALAQSGVGRAFATPLGLFSGGYILVILAVALTAPWITPFDVTIQDLANSNAAPGWPHLMGTDEFGRDVLSRVMYGARTSLSVSATAIGFSMIVGMALGAAAGYFGGLFERAVMTVVDLTWSFPDILIALMLVAIIGPGLSSTMFAIAVAYLAQFTRLTRAQIVQLKRETFIEATVNLGAKPSHILLRHLLPNAVAPVIVVGMLAIGDGIILEATLGFFGLGAQPPTPSWGAMMSSGTAQLFLAPWVIIFPGLVVAVTVIAINLFGDALIRALDIRERLRGT
- a CDS encoding ABC transporter permease — encoded protein: MIIKYTLQRLLMLIPVSLSISVVIFLVVHLLPGDPIDNLMRVGSSPQDRLAMTVKYGLDRTLVEQYLLWIRSILSGDFGDAIVLRRPVSALIWQNLPYSLTLGALAFAFSSIIGLIAGTVSAVAKNPVVEQVVKAFILLGSTVPSFWLALLMILLFSVTLGWFPVSGAKTWTALVLPVLTIGFGGIALVARVTRVALIEIGRQDFVTLLHAKGLSRSTILFRHLLPHAFLPVVTILALRIGWILGGAVTVEFVFGRPGLGSLLIRALGQRDYPVVQGCLLMLALAVMLGTLVGDVAQAAMDPRVREATT